Below is a genomic region from Azoarcus sp. KH32C.
GGAAATCGTCGCCGGCGCGCTCCAGGATCATCATCGTGCCGTCGTGATGGGTACGCAGACCTTCGGCAAGGGCTCGGTGCAGACGATCCTGCCGCTCAACAACAGCACGGCGATCAAGCTGACGACGGCGCGCTACTACACGCCGAGCGGCCGTTCGATCCAGGCCAAGGGCATCGAACCCGATATCGTCGTCGAAGAAACCGCCAACGGTTCCTCGCGTCGCTTGCGTGAAGCCGATCTCGACGGCCATCTGGGCAACGACAAGGATCCCGAAGCCGGCAAGGCGAAGGGCGGGGCGGATGCTTCCAAGCAGCAGCCGACCGATGACGAGGCCTCGTCGCCGCACCGGTTCGAATTTGCGGGCAAGGACGATTACCAACTCGGCCAGGCCCTCAACCTTCTCAAGGGACTGCAGATCGTCCAGAATAAAAAATAATGAGGTGACAAGGGGAGGTCGTGATGCGGCGCGAAACAGCATACAGGCTGGCCGGCAGACATCATGACCACCCCGTCGCCGCAGCCGGGTTGCGCAAGGAACGCGAGATTCGCTTCGCGCCCCGGCCGCCCGGGCAGCTCGAGCGGGCGATCGTGTCGCTCGGCATCCTGAGGGAGTTGCAGGTCGAGCGCACATCAAGGCCTCACGTCCTGCGCGTTTCATATTCCATACTCGACTATTCGCTCGAGACGCTGGAGAACGCGCTTTCCGACGCCGGCTTCCACCTCGAGAATACGCTGTACGCCAAGCTGGTGCGTGCAGTCGTGTACTTCTGCGAGGAAACGCAGCGCCATAATCTCGAATCGCCGGAGCGCCTGATCAAGAAGTCGAACGAGGTCTATATCCAGGCGTACGACCATCACCTGCACGGCGATCACGACGACACCCCACCCGAAATCCGCGATTACAAGTGAAGCCTATCCCCTGATGAATGACGATCAATTGCTGCGCTACAGCCGCCACATCCTCCTCCCGGAAATCGGCGTGGAGGGGCAGGAAGCCATTCTTGCGGGGCGGGTGCTGATCGTCGGAGCGGGCGGGTTAGGCTCTCCCGCGGCGATGTACTTGGCTGCGGCCGGTGTGGGCACACTCGTGCTGTGTGACGGCGATACGGTGGATCTGACGAACCTGCAGCGCCAGATCCTGCACAGCGCCGAAGGCGTCGGTCGGCCGAAGGTCGAGTCCGGGCGGGATACGCTGCTACGGCTCAATCCGCAGACGCGCGTGGAGACGCTCGCGCAGCGTCTCGAAGCCGAGGCGCTGGAGGCGCAAGTGGCCGCCGCCGACGTCGTGCTCGATTGCTCGGACAATTTCGCGACCCGCCATGCGATCAATCGCGCTTGCGTCCGCTTCCGCAAACCACTGGTTTCCGGTGCGGCGATCCGTTTCGACGGTCAGGTCTCGGTATTCGACCTGCGTCAGGCGGACAGTCCCTGTTATCACTGCCTGTTCCCCGAGGGGCTGGACGTCGAGGAGATCCGCTGCGCCGTCATGGGCGTCTTCGCGCCGCTGACCGGCATCATCGGCGCCACCCAGGCTGCCGAAGCGTTGAAGTTGCTGGTGGGATGCGGAACGACCCTGGATGGGCGTCTGTTGCTGCTCGACGGTCTGGCGATGGAATGGCGCAGTGTGACGCTCGGGCGCGATCCGGGCTGCGCCGTGTGCGGCACTCGCGACAACTGACAACTGAGCTGAACTGAGTCGGAATCGTCAGGTTCGGCGCGGGCGCGCGACGAGTCGCAGGTCTTCGCCGATGCGACGCAAGTCGCGGATGTCGAGCCGGACGGCCTGGTCGAGGCGGGTCAGTTCGGTGAGATTGAACAGGCCTTGTGCGGTATCGCCAACCAGCATCGGCGCGAGATAGAGCAGCAGTTCGTCGACGCAGCCTTCGCGCAGCAGCGAGCCATTGAGCCTGAAACCGGCCTCGGCGTGGACCTCGTTGAAGCCCCTGCGGCCAAGTTCCGACATCAGGGCCGGCAAATCGACCTTGCCCTGCGGGTTCGGCAGCATCACGACCTCGACGCCCCGCGCAGCCAGCTCGGCGATCTTCGCCTTGTCGCCGGTGGCGGCGGCGATCAGCGTCGTGCCGCCTTGCAGGATCTTTGCCGACAGCGGGACTTCGAGCCGCGCGTCGACGAGCACCCGCGCGGGCTGGCGCTCACAGGGGATCGCGCGGACCGTGAGTTGCGGATCGTCTTCGCGCACCGTGCCGATGCCCGTCAGGATCGCGCAGGCGCGTGCGCGCCAGCGATGGCCGTCGCGGCGGGCAGCCTCGCCGGTGATCCATTGGCTGACGCCATTGTTCAGCGCCGTCTTGCCGTCTAGCGTGCCGGCGGCCTTGAGCCGCAGCCACGGCCGACCGCGCGTCATGCGGGACACGAAGCCGATATTGAGCTCGCGGGCGTCGTCGGCCATCAGGCCCGCCGTCGCGGGAATGCCCGCCGCGCGCAGGCGCTCGAGGCCTCCACCGGCGACCAGTGGATTCGGGTCTTCCATCGCCGCCACGACCGAGGCGACGCCCGCGGCGATGAGGGCGTCCGCGCAGGGCGGCGTGCGGCCGTGATGGGCACAGGGTTCGAGCGTGACGTAGGCGGTCGCGCCGCGTGCGGCCTCGCCTGCCATGCGCAGGGCCTCGATCTCGGCGTGCGCTTCGCCGGCGCGCCGGTGCCAGCCTTCGCCGACGACTTGGCCGTCGCGCATCAATACGCAGCCGACACGTGGATTGGGGCTGGTGGTGTCGAGGCCGAGCGCTGCGAGTTCGAGGGCGCGCGCCATGGCGCGGTGATCAGTTGCCGAAAAGGTCATTCTCGGAATTCGGAGTGGAGTCGGTCCCGCGGCGCTTCGGCCGCGATTTCACTTCGCGGATGACTTCGGAGAATTCGTCGACATCGGCGAAGTTGCGATAGACCGACGCAAAGCGGATGTAGGCGACCTTGTCGAGCCGCTTGAGTTCGCGCATCACGAGTTCGCCGATTTTTTCGCTGGGCACTTCGGTCTCGCCCATCGACAGCAGCTTTGCCTCGATGCGGTCGATCGAGGCTTCGAGCGCGTCGAGCGACACGGGGCGCTTGCGCAGGGCGAGCTTCATGCTGCTCGAGAGCTTCGCATGATCGAATTCGGTGCGGATGCCGTTGCGCTTGATGATGTGCGGCATCTTCAGGTCGATGCGCTCGTAGGTCGTGAAGCGCTTGTCGCACTTCGCGCAGCGGCGGCGGCGGCGGACGACTTCGCCGTCCTCGTTCTCACGGGTGTCGGTGACCTGGGTGTTCGGGTCGCCGCAGAAGGGGCATTTCATGGTCGCGAGGCCCTGTCGAACTCACGCGGAAAGAAAGCGGGGCGTGCCGCTCTTGGTCGGCACGCCCCGGTCTTCAGCCATCGAAATGTGGCTGGCTGTCACTTACTTGCCGTAGACGGGGTGACGCGCGCACAGCTCGGCAACTTTGCCACGAACGCGTTCGAGAACCGCTGCGTCGTCAGGCGCGTCGAGCACGTCGGCGATCAGGTGTGCGATCTGCTCGGCTTCGATCTCGGTGAAGCCGCGGGTGGTCATCGCCGGCGAGCCGATGCGGATGCCGGAGGTGACGAAGGGCTTTTCCGGGTCCTTCGGGATCGAGTTCTTGTTGACGGTGATGTGGGCAGCGCCGAGCACGGCTTCAGCGGCCTTGCCGGTGATGTTCTTCGAACGCAGGTCGACAAGGAACACGTGGCTTTCGGTGCGGCCGGAGATGATGCGCAGGCCGCGCTCTTCGCCAAGCACGCGCGCCATGACGCGGGCGTTGGCGATGACCTGTTCCTGGTAGTTGCGGAACTGCGGCGTTGCGGCTTCCTTGAACGCCACGGCCTTGCCGGCGATGACGTGCATCAGCGGGCCGCCTTGCAGGCCCGGGAAGATCGCCGAGTTGATGGCCTTCTCGTGCTCGGCCTTCATCAGGATGATGCCGCCGCGGGGGCCGCGCAGCGTCTTGTGCGTGGTCGAGGTGACGACGTCGGCATGCGGCACGGGGTTCGGGTAGTAGCCCGCGGCGATCAGGCCGGCGTAGTGGGCCATGTCGACCCAGAAAATCGCGCCGATTTCCTTCGCGATCTTCGCGAAGCGTTCGAAGTCGATGCGCAGCGAGTAAGCGGAAGCGCCGGCGATGATGATGCGCGGCTTGTGCTCGCGCGCGAGGCGCTCCATCTGCTCGTAGTCGATCTCTTCCTTGTCGTTCAGGCCGTAGGCGACGACGTTGAACCACTTGCCGGACATGTTGAGCGGCATGCCGTGGGTCAGGTGACCGCCTTCGGCGAGGCTCATGCCCATGATCGTGTCGCCGGGCTTGGCGAAGGCCATCAGCACGGCCTGGTTGGCCTGCGAGCCGGAGTTCGGCTGCACATTCGCGGCGTCGGCACCGAAGAGTTTCTTCAGGCGGTCGATGGCGATCTGCTCGACGACGTCGACATGCTCGCAGCCGCCGTAGTAGCGCTTGCCGGGATAGCCTTCGGCGTACTTGTTGGTGAGCTGCGAACCCTGCGCTTCCATCACGGCGTGGGAAACGTAGTTTTCCGACGCGATCAGTTCGATGTGATCTTCCTGACGGCGATTTTCAGCTTGAATGGCGGCCGAAACTTCGGGATCGACCTTGGCGAGGGTGTCTTGCGCAGAGAACATGAAAACAGTCTCGATGGGGTGGGTTCAAAGGCGAATATTAACATGCACCGCCAGTCGGCATGCCAATCCGCCGTCGGTCAGGCGTTCGGAAGCTCGTCGCGGGTGGCTTCGAGGTGGCGTTGGTCGGCCCAGCTGATGAGCTGCCAGTGCGATCCGTCGTACTCGATCCAGTTGAGCGCGGCATTCGGGATCGTGAAGTCGCGCGGGGTGTCGAGCGGCTTGCCGGATGCCAGGCGGTGCACGATGTCGAGCACGCCGCCATGGGTGACGATCAGCGCCTGCTCGCCGCGATGCCTGGCGGCTACCTGGGCGAGGACGTCGGCGATGCGTTGTGCGAAGCCGGCGAGGCTTTCGCCGCCGCCGGGAAAGGTGAATTCCGGGTCACGCTGCTTGAAGCGGCGGTAGTCCTCGGGGAAACGGGCTTCGGCTTCGGCGTAAGTGAGCCCCTGGAAGTGGCCGTAATGACGTTCGCGCAGGTGGGGCTGGTATTCGATCCTGCTCTTGCGTTGACGGGCGATCGCCGCGGCGGTCTGCTTGGCGCGTTGCAGGTCGCTGCAATACACCGCCGCGAAGTGCTCCGTCGCGAGGCTGGCGGCGGTCGCAAGCGCCTGCGCTTCGCCGGTCGGGTTCAGGGGGATGTCGAGGTGGCCTTGCAGGCGTTGTTCGGTGTTCCAGGCGGTTTCCCCGTGTCGGACGAGGCAAAGGCGAGTCTTCATGACGTGCTGTTCCGGCAGAATGATCATGCGCTATTGTTGTGCGTGCATTGCGGCCGTAGAGGGCCGCTGGCAATGCTCCGGTGGAGGGGCTCTCCTAGCGTTTCCCCTGATTTACGCCGGCAGGGTGTCAGGGATAATTTCACGCTAAGAAAATGCGTCCTGAGCCAGCAGGGGCGCAGACATCAATTCTAGACTGCAAGGGAGGAGACGGGTGTCATCATTAATCAAGCTGTCGAATCTGATCGACGCGCTGAACGAGCGGATCGGCCGGAGCGCGATCTGGCTGGTTCTGATCGCGGTCCTGATCAGTGCCATCAATGCGGTCGTTCGCAAGGCGTTCAACGTCAGTTCGAACGCATTCCTTGAAATCCAGTGGTATCTGTTTTCCGGTGTTTTCCTGCTCGGCGCGGCTTACACCTTGCGACACAACGAGCACGTGCGCATCGACGTGCTCTCGGGGCGGTTTTCGAAGCGCACGCAGCACAAGATCGAGATTTTCGGCACGCTGTTCTTCCTGCTGCCGTTGTGCGGGATGATGGTCTGGCTGTCGGTGCCGTGGTTCATGCGTTCATTCGCCTCGGGCGAGGTGTCGGCCAACGCCGGTGGCCTGACCTTGTGGCCCGCCAAGCTGCTCGTGCCGGTCGGCTTTATCCTGCTGGGCCTGCAAGGGCTTTCCGAGTTGATCAAGCGCATCGCCGTCCTCCAGGGCCTGATCCCGGATCCGACCGAGCGGCATGACTTGCCGACTGCAGAGGAAAATCTGATCGAAGAGCTCCGCAAGGCGCAGGAGGCGAAGAATAATGCTTGAATTTTTCGCCCATAACATGGCGCCGATCATCTTCGGCGCCATGGTCATCTTCCTGTTGCTCGGCTATCCGGTGGCCTTTGCGCTGGCGGCCAACGGCATTGTCTTCGGTCTGGTCGGCATCGAACTGGGTTTGCTCCAGTCGGAATTGTTCCGTGCAATGCCGGAACGGATCTTCGGGGTGATGAGCAATGACACCTTGCTTGCGATCCCGTTCTTCACCTTCATGGGATTGATACTTGAGCGATCCGGTATGGCCGAGGATCTGCTCGAAACGATCGGACAGCTTTTCGGCCCGATTCGCGGTGGTCTCGCCTTCGCGGTGATCTTCGTCGGCGCACTGCTGGCGGCGACCACCGGCGTCGTTGCGGCGTCGGTGATCTCGATGGGCCTGATCTCGCTGCCCATCATGTTGCGCTACGGCTACGACCGGCGTCTGGCGTCGGGTGTGATCGCGGCTTCGGGGACGCTGGCGCAGATCATCCCGCCGTCGCTGGTGCTGATCATCATGGCCGACCAGCTTGGGCGCTCCGTCGGTGACATGTACAAGGGGGCGTTCATTCCGGGTTTCGTGTTGACCGGGCTGTATGTCGGCTTCGTGATCCTCGTCACCATCTTCCGCCCGACGCGGGCGCCAGCGCTGCCGCCTGAGGCACGTATCTTTCGCGAGCCGAATGGCAAGGGCGGTGGCGCGTCCTTGCTGGTGCTTACGATTCTGTCGGTGATTGCGGCAGTGGCGTTTGCTCGGACCCGTCCGGACGACACGCCGACCGACGAGTTGATCGTGGTGTGCATGCTGGTGGGCATTGGCGTGGCCTTCGTCGCCGCCGTGGCCAACAAGGTGCTCAAACTCGGCCTGCTGTCACGGCTTGCGGAGCGCGTCACGTTCGTGCTGATCCCGCCGCTCGCGTTGATCTTCCTGGTGTTGGGCACGATCTTCCTCGGCATCGCGACGCCGACCGAAGGCGGTGCGATGGGGGCGACCGGCGCGCTGATCATGGCGGTCTCGCGGGGCAAGTTGTCGCGGAATCTGATGGAACAGGCGATGAACTCGACGTTGAAGCTGACGTCCTTCGTCGTGTTCATCCTAGTCGGTGCACGGGTATTCAGCCTGACCTTCTATGGCGTCGATGGCCATCGCTGGGTCGAGGAGCTGTTGCTGAATCTGCCGGGTGGGCAGGTGGGTTTTCTGATCGTGGTGAACATCATGATCTTCTTCCTCGCCTTCTTCCTCGACTTCTTCGAGCTGTCCTTCATCGTCGTGCCGCTGCTCGGGCCGGTCGCGGAAAAGCTCGGGATCGATCTGATCTGGTTCGGCGTGCTGCTGGGCGTGAACATGCAGACGTCCTTCATGCACCCGCCGTTCGGCTTTGCGCTGTTCTACCTGCGCAGTGTTGCGCCGGCACGGGAGTTCCTGGACAAGGTCACGGGCAAACTGACGGCGCCGATCACGACGATGCAGATCTACTGGGGGGCCGTGCCTTTCGTGCTGATCCAGGTCATCATGGTGGCGCTGGTGATCCTGTTCCCGAAGCTGGTCACGATGGGCCTTGGCGAGGAGGTGAAGGTTAACGTCGAGGACATCCAGATCGAGGTGCCCGCGGATTCGTCCATGCCCGAGGAGCCGGTGATCATCGACGGCGGCGAAGGTGCGAAGGGAGGTGAGGCGCCGCCTGCTGGCGAGGATGACGCCACGAAGGCGCTCGAGAAGGCGTTAAAGGAGCAGCAGAAGTAGGCTGCATCTGGTTCGACGCGACAAGAAGCCCGCACTGGTCGCGGGCTTTTTTTCGGCTCCTGTCCCCCGGAAGCCTGGAAGGTTCTGAGCCATAAAAAAATCCCTGCGTGCCTTGTGGGCGACGCAGGGATTGTCAGGGGCCGCGAAGGCTTACTTCTTCGCCGTGGCGGCGCGTGCGGCCTGCATGAAGTTGTCGAAGCGGTTTTCGGCCACTGCGAACCACTGCAGCTGGTCGTCCCGGAATTTCTTGAACGCGTCGTAAATCTTCTTGAACTTCGGGTTCTTCGCCGCGGTTTCCTCGTAGAGTTCGTTGGCGGCCTTGTAGCAGGCGGCCATGACGTCGTTCGGGAAGGGGCGCAGCTGGGTGCCGGAGCCGACGAGTTGCTTCAGCGCGGTCGGGTTCTTCGCGTCGTAACGTGCCTGCATCTCGGTGTGGGCGAAGGCGCAGGCATCCTCGAGGATGGTCTGATATTCCTTCGGCAGGCTGGCCCACTGCTTGTCGTTCACATAGACGCTCAGTTGCGGACCGCCTTCCCACCAGCCCGGGTAGTAGTAGTACTTGGCGACCTTGTTGAAGCCGAGCTTCTGGTCGTCGTACGGGCCGACCCATTCGGCGGCGTCGATGGTGCCCTTTTCGAGCGCGGGGTAGATGTCGCCGCCGGGAATCTGCTGCGGCACGACGCCGACTTTGGCGAGCACCTGGCCGGCAAAGCCGCCGACGCGGAACTTGAGGCCTTCGAGATCCTTGACGGTCTTGATCTCCTTGCGGAACCAGCCGCCCATCTGGGCGCCCGTGTTGCCGCAGGGGATGTTGTAGATGTTGTATTCCTTGAAGAACTCGCGCAGCAGTTGGAGCCCGCCGCCGTCATACATCCAGGCGGTTTGCTGGCGGCTATTGAGACCGAAGGGGATCGAGGTGTCAAACGCGAAGGTGGGGTCCTTGCCGACGAAGTAGTAGGACGCCGAGTGGCCGATTTCGACCGTGCCGTCCTTCACTGCATCGAGGACGCCCGGTCCGGGGACGAGTTCGCCGGCAGCGAAGATCTGGATCTGGAACTTGCCGCCGGTGGCGTCGGAGACGCGCTTTGCAACGACTTCAGCTGCACCGTAGATGGTGTCCAGGCTCTTCGGGAAGCTCGATGCGAGCCGCCACTTGATCGCCGGCAGTTCGGCCGCACGGGCCGACGTGGCGGCCAGACCTGCGCCGGCGGCGAGACCGACACCGGCTCTTCTCAGAAACGAACGACGCTCCATACTCTCCTCCTCGTTTGGTTTGACGGATTTATTCACAAGGCCGCGGAACGATAGCCGAGCGCAAGCACGACGAGCTATTGGGGTTTTCCCATCGTGCCGATCTTGTCGTGGAGCGCGTCCAGCTTCAGTTTCCGGCGATCTTCATGCGTTCGATCAGGAGCGAACCGCAGTGCTTGGCGCCGCGCGGCAGGGCGTCGTTGCCGATCGCGACGATGCCGCGGAACATGTCGCGCAGATTGCCCGCGATGGTGATTTCCTCGACGGGGTGCTTGATCTTCCCCTTTTCGACCCAGAAGCCTGCGGCGCCGCGCGAGTAGTCGCCGGTGACGTAATTGACGCCGTGGCCGAGGAGCTCGGTCACGACGAGACCGCGCTCCATGTGTTTGACGAGCGCGGCGAAGTCCATGTCGCCGCTGCGCACGATCAGGTTGTGCGATCCGCCGGCGTTGCCGGTGGTCTGAAGGCCGAGCTTGCGGGCGGAGTAGGTGGAGAGGAAGTAGCCCCGCAGGATGCCATCGACGACGACGTCCCGGTCGTGCGTGGCGACGCCGTCGCTGTCGAAGGGGCTTGATCCGAACGCCTTCGGCACGTGCGGACGTTCCGAGATATTGACGATCGGCGAGAACACCGGCTGGCCGAGGCTATCGAGGAGGAAGGAGGACTTGCGGTACAGCGAGCCGCCGCTCGTGGCGTGGACGAAATTGCCGATGAGGGCGACGGCGAGGGGGGCTTCGAAGAGCACCGGGGCTTCGCAGGTCTTGATCTTGCGTGCGCCCAGGCGGGCCAGCGCCCGTTCGGCCGCACGCTGGCCGACGGCATCGGCAGCCATCAGTTCGGACGCGTCGCGACGGCTGTCGTACCAGTATTCGCGCTGCATGCCGTCGCCTTCACCCGCGATCACCGAGCATGAGACGCTGTGGCGCGAGCTGGCGTAGCCGCCCATGAAGCCGGCGCTGTTGGCGGAGACGAAGTGCGACTCCTGCGTGGAGACGCTCGCGCCTTCAGAGTTGGTGATCTTGGGGCTGACGGCGAAGGCGGCTTCCTCGCACCGGCGGGCGGTGATGATGGAGTCTTCGACGCTCGGGCGCCAAGGGTGGTAGAGGTCGAGGTCCGGGCAGTCGCGTGCCATCAGCGCGGCGTCCGCGAGTCCGGCGCAGGGGTCGGGTGCGGTGAAGCGAGCGATCGACAGGGCCGCGTCGACGGTCGCTTCGAGCGCATCGCGGGTGAAATCGGAGGTGCTGGCGTGGCCGCGCTGCTGGCCCAGATAGACGGTGACGCCGATGCCCTTGTCGCGGTTGTATTCGATGGTGTCGACTTCGCCCTTGCGCACCGTCGCGGAGTGGCCGAAGCCCTCGGAGACGTCGGTTTCGCACGCGGTCGCGCCGCGCTTCCGGGCGTAATCGAGAATGTTGCCGGCCATTTCCTGAAGCTGGCTGGCGGAGAAGGAGAAGCCTTGATCGGACATGGGCGGGAGACCGGTTAGCAAAGGCTATAATCTTACCCCGTTCCTTCCGACTGTACTTTTGATGATCCACGACGACCAT
It encodes:
- a CDS encoding TRAP transporter small permease subunit, encoding MSSLIKLSNLIDALNERIGRSAIWLVLIAVLISAINAVVRKAFNVSSNAFLEIQWYLFSGVFLLGAAYTLRHNEHVRIDVLSGRFSKRTQHKIEIFGTLFFLLPLCGMMVWLSVPWFMRSFASGEVSANAGGLTLWPAKLLVPVGFILLGLQGLSELIKRIAVLQGLIPDPTERHDLPTAEENLIEELRKAQEAKNNA
- a CDS encoding molybdopterin-synthase adenylyltransferase MoeB, coding for MNDDQLLRYSRHILLPEIGVEGQEAILAGRVLIVGAGGLGSPAAMYLAAAGVGTLVLCDGDTVDLTNLQRQILHSAEGVGRPKVESGRDTLLRLNPQTRVETLAQRLEAEALEAQVAAADVVLDCSDNFATRHAINRACVRFRKPLVSGAAIRFDGQVSVFDLRQADSPCYHCLFPEGLDVEEIRCAVMGVFAPLTGIIGATQAAEALKLLVGCGTTLDGRLLLLDGLAMEWRSVTLGRDPGCAVCGTRDN
- the ribD gene encoding bifunctional diaminohydroxyphosphoribosylaminopyrimidine deaminase/5-amino-6-(5-phosphoribosylamino)uracil reductase RibD, which translates into the protein MTFSATDHRAMARALELAALGLDTTSPNPRVGCVLMRDGQVVGEGWHRRAGEAHAEIEALRMAGEAARGATAYVTLEPCAHHGRTPPCADALIAAGVASVVAAMEDPNPLVAGGGLERLRAAGIPATAGLMADDARELNIGFVSRMTRGRPWLRLKAAGTLDGKTALNNGVSQWITGEAARRDGHRWRARACAILTGIGTVREDDPQLTVRAIPCERQPARVLVDARLEVPLSAKILQGGTTLIAAATGDKAKIAELAARGVEVVMLPNPQGKVDLPALMSELGRRGFNEVHAEAGFRLNGSLLREGCVDELLLYLAPMLVGDTAQGLFNLTELTRLDQAVRLDIRDLRRIGEDLRLVARPRRT
- a CDS encoding TRAP transporter substrate-binding protein is translated as MERRSFLRRAGVGLAAGAGLAATSARAAELPAIKWRLASSFPKSLDTIYGAAEVVAKRVSDATGGKFQIQIFAAGELVPGPGVLDAVKDGTVEIGHSASYYFVGKDPTFAFDTSIPFGLNSRQQTAWMYDGGGLQLLREFFKEYNIYNIPCGNTGAQMGGWFRKEIKTVKDLEGLKFRVGGFAGQVLAKVGVVPQQIPGGDIYPALEKGTIDAAEWVGPYDDQKLGFNKVAKYYYYPGWWEGGPQLSVYVNDKQWASLPKEYQTILEDACAFAHTEMQARYDAKNPTALKQLVGSGTQLRPFPNDVMAACYKAANELYEETAAKNPKFKKIYDAFKKFRDDQLQWFAVAENRFDNFMQAARAATAKK
- a CDS encoding TRAP transporter large permease subunit; the protein is MLEFFAHNMAPIIFGAMVIFLLLGYPVAFALAANGIVFGLVGIELGLLQSELFRAMPERIFGVMSNDTLLAIPFFTFMGLILERSGMAEDLLETIGQLFGPIRGGLAFAVIFVGALLAATTGVVAASVISMGLISLPIMLRYGYDRRLASGVIAASGTLAQIIPPSLVLIIMADQLGRSVGDMYKGAFIPGFVLTGLYVGFVILVTIFRPTRAPALPPEARIFREPNGKGGGASLLVLTILSVIAAVAFARTRPDDTPTDELIVVCMLVGIGVAFVAAVANKVLKLGLLSRLAERVTFVLIPPLALIFLVLGTIFLGIATPTEGGAMGATGALIMAVSRGKLSRNLMEQAMNSTLKLTSFVVFILVGARVFSLTFYGVDGHRWVEELLLNLPGGQVGFLIVVNIMIFFLAFFLDFFELSFIVVPLLGPVAEKLGIDLIWFGVLLGVNMQTSFMHPPFGFALFYLRSVAPAREFLDKVTGKLTAPITTMQIYWGAVPFVLIQVIMVALVILFPKLVTMGLGEEVKVNVEDIQIEVPADSSMPEEPVIIDGGEGAKGGEAPPAGEDDATKALEKALKEQQK
- the nrdR gene encoding transcriptional regulator NrdR is translated as MKCPFCGDPNTQVTDTRENEDGEVVRRRRRCAKCDKRFTTYERIDLKMPHIIKRNGIRTEFDHAKLSSSMKLALRKRPVSLDALEASIDRIEAKLLSMGETEVPSEKIGELVMRELKRLDKVAYIRFASVYRNFADVDEFSEVIREVKSRPKRRGTDSTPNSENDLFGN
- a CDS encoding histidine phosphatase family protein, producing the protein MKTRLCLVRHGETAWNTEQRLQGHLDIPLNPTGEAQALATAASLATEHFAAVYCSDLQRAKQTAAAIARQRKSRIEYQPHLRERHYGHFQGLTYAEAEARFPEDYRRFKQRDPEFTFPGGGESLAGFAQRIADVLAQVAARHRGEQALIVTHGGVLDIVHRLASGKPLDTPRDFTIPNAALNWIEYDGSHWQLISWADQRHLEATRDELPNA
- the pmbA gene encoding metalloprotease PmbA, producing MSDQGFSFSASQLQEMAGNILDYARKRGATACETDVSEGFGHSATVRKGEVDTIEYNRDKGIGVTVYLGQQRGHASTSDFTRDALEATVDAALSIARFTAPDPCAGLADAALMARDCPDLDLYHPWRPSVEDSIITARRCEEAAFAVSPKITNSEGASVSTQESHFVSANSAGFMGGYASSRHSVSCSVIAGEGDGMQREYWYDSRRDASELMAADAVGQRAAERALARLGARKIKTCEAPVLFEAPLAVALIGNFVHATSGGSLYRKSSFLLDSLGQPVFSPIVNISERPHVPKAFGSSPFDSDGVATHDRDVVVDGILRGYFLSTYSARKLGLQTTGNAGGSHNLIVRSGDMDFAALVKHMERGLVVTELLGHGVNYVTGDYSRGAAGFWVEKGKIKHPVEEITIAGNLRDMFRGIVAIGNDALPRGAKHCGSLLIERMKIAGN
- the glyA gene encoding serine hydroxymethyltransferase, whose translation is MFSAQDTLAKVDPEVSAAIQAENRRQEDHIELIASENYVSHAVMEAQGSQLTNKYAEGYPGKRYYGGCEHVDVVEQIAIDRLKKLFGADAANVQPNSGSQANQAVLMAFAKPGDTIMGMSLAEGGHLTHGMPLNMSGKWFNVVAYGLNDKEEIDYEQMERLAREHKPRIIIAGASAYSLRIDFERFAKIAKEIGAIFWVDMAHYAGLIAAGYYPNPVPHADVVTSTTHKTLRGPRGGIILMKAEHEKAINSAIFPGLQGGPLMHVIAGKAVAFKEAATPQFRNYQEQVIANARVMARVLGEERGLRIISGRTESHVFLVDLRSKNITGKAAEAVLGAAHITVNKNSIPKDPEKPFVTSGIRIGSPAMTTRGFTEIEAEQIAHLIADVLDAPDDAAVLERVRGKVAELCARHPVYGK